From one Salinibacterium hongtaonis genomic stretch:
- a CDS encoding heme/hemin ABC transporter substrate-binding protein: MSTRLTTRPILAVFASIASIALLAGCSGNSVGAAPHPEASDASAQQVPLSELDFVENPREWKGASTAMLGSTSIKSITEDPQQTLPATVTSHDLSGDTSVTVTSTERVLGLDMSGSIAATIVGLGFADTLVGRDVSSTFAEVEDLPVVTSSGHSINNESIIALRPTLVVTDGSVGPVDVVLQMRDAGIPVVFVNDTPGFAGVSQLATQVAAAFGAPETGAMLAESLQADITAKVAEIAAIAPQEEGEKLRMLFLYLRGGSGIYYLFGKESGANDIINGLGGIDVATEIGWTGMQPMTDEAVIAARPDLILVMTSGLESAGGVQGLLDSKVAIAQTPAGINERFVDMNSGQVLGFGPRTASVLDALARAVYAPAG, encoded by the coding sequence TTGTCTACGCGCCTCACGACCCGCCCGATCCTCGCTGTCTTCGCATCCATCGCCAGCATCGCGCTTCTGGCTGGATGCAGCGGCAACAGCGTGGGCGCCGCACCGCACCCCGAGGCAAGCGACGCATCGGCCCAGCAGGTGCCACTCTCAGAGCTCGACTTTGTGGAGAACCCGCGCGAGTGGAAGGGTGCATCGACCGCGATGCTCGGCTCGACCTCAATCAAGTCGATCACCGAGGACCCCCAGCAGACGCTGCCAGCGACCGTGACCTCTCACGACCTGAGCGGCGACACGAGCGTGACAGTGACGAGCACGGAGCGCGTGCTGGGGCTCGATATGTCCGGGTCTATCGCCGCCACGATCGTCGGACTCGGCTTCGCTGACACCCTCGTGGGTCGGGACGTCTCGTCCACCTTCGCCGAGGTCGAGGACCTGCCGGTGGTCACCTCAAGCGGCCACAGCATCAACAACGAGTCGATCATTGCCCTGCGACCAACGCTCGTCGTCACCGACGGCTCGGTCGGCCCTGTTGACGTAGTTCTGCAGATGCGCGACGCCGGCATCCCCGTGGTCTTCGTCAACGACACTCCCGGCTTTGCCGGCGTGAGCCAGCTCGCAACCCAGGTGGCCGCGGCATTCGGTGCCCCCGAAACGGGCGCGATGCTCGCCGAAAGCCTGCAGGCCGACATCACCGCCAAGGTTGCCGAGATCGCTGCCATCGCCCCCCAGGAAGAGGGCGAGAAGCTGCGGATGCTCTTTCTCTACCTGCGCGGCGGGTCTGGCATCTACTACCTCTTCGGCAAGGAATCCGGCGCCAACGACATCATCAACGGCCTCGGCGGCATCGACGTCGCTACCGAAATCGGCTGGACGGGAATGCAGCCCATGACCGATGAGGCCGTAATCGCGGCACGGCCCGACCTCATTCTGGTGATGACATCCGGGCTCGAGAGCGCGGGAGGAGTTCAGGGACTACTCGACTCCAAGGTGGCGATCGCCCAGACCCCCGCCGGCATCAACGAGCGATTCGTTGACATGAACTCGGGCCAGGTGCTCGGCTTCGGCCCGCGCACCGCCAGTGTTCTCGACGCGCTCGCTCGCGCCGTGTACGCACCCGCAGGCTAA
- a CDS encoding DUF3263 domain-containing protein yields the protein MTDSRESEHAPGETELGSDLPSADLPSADLPSADSLSEQHASILQFESRAWGHAGVKDEAIRVELGLTSARYYQLLNAAIESPAAVKHDPMLVRRLRRIRDGRARGISAGAEPEDL from the coding sequence ATGACTGACTCACGCGAATCCGAGCATGCACCGGGCGAGACCGAACTCGGCAGCGACCTGCCCAGCGCTGATCTGCCCAGCGCTGATCTGCCCAGCGCTGACTCGCTCTCAGAGCAGCACGCCAGCATCCTGCAGTTTGAATCACGAGCATGGGGGCATGCGGGAGTCAAAGACGAGGCGATTCGCGTGGAGCTTGGGCTCACCTCCGCCCGCTACTATCAGTTGCTGAACGCCGCGATCGAATCTCCCGCAGCCGTCAAGCACGACCCGATGCTCGTGCGCAGACTTCGCAGGATTCGGGACGGGCGCGCGCGGGGGATCTCAGCGGGCGCCGAACCCGAGGATCTGTGA
- a CDS encoding LytR C-terminal domain-containing protein, which produces MATRIKDRFDDIPDDLTRVGAHRAPAPRSRRWIGLAWAAAATVVLVAGGLFGLSLLNPDLGLTIPGVGTSAEAGAPGAGDDAAAVVEPALDPEVAITVLNGTGTAGLASSVGDSLEEKGWGGAALGIGSRANAAADDVATTQIYYSDPEHEAAVLQLVHDLGVGQPRLSNDYPASPITILIGADYVAPAA; this is translated from the coding sequence ATGGCCACCCGCATCAAGGATCGTTTCGACGACATCCCCGACGACCTCACGCGCGTCGGCGCCCACCGTGCCCCTGCTCCTCGCTCTCGTCGCTGGATCGGCCTGGCCTGGGCCGCAGCAGCGACTGTCGTGCTCGTCGCCGGCGGTCTCTTCGGGCTCAGCCTGCTCAACCCCGACCTGGGCCTTACGATTCCCGGAGTCGGCACCTCAGCCGAGGCCGGTGCGCCTGGCGCTGGTGACGATGCCGCCGCCGTTGTCGAACCAGCGCTCGACCCCGAGGTTGCCATCACGGTGCTCAACGGCACCGGAACCGCGGGACTAGCCTCCTCTGTCGGTGACTCTCTCGAGGAGAAGGGCTGGGGCGGCGCCGCCCTCGGCATTGGCAGCCGGGCAAACGCCGCTGCCGACGACGTTGCCACGACGCAGATCTACTACAGCGACCCCGAGCACGAGGCCGCCGTTCTCCAGCTCGTGCACGATCTCGGCGTCGGCCAGCCGCGCCTCTCGAACGACTACCCGGCCTCGCCCATCACGATCCTGATCGGCGCGGACTACGTGGCTCCCGCCGCCTAA
- a CDS encoding cold-shock protein, which yields MANGSVKWFNAEKGYGFITVEGGGQDVFVHYSAIDMSGYKVLEEGQQVVFDVGTGSKGPQAESVRLA from the coding sequence ATGGCGAACGGATCCGTGAAGTGGTTCAACGCTGAAAAGGGCTACGGATTCATCACCGTCGAAGGCGGAGGACAGGACGTTTTCGTCCACTACTCGGCCATCGACATGAGCGGATACAAAGTTCTCGAAGAGGGCCAGCAGGTGGTCTTCGACGTCGGAACAGGATCGAAGGGTCCCCAGGCGGAATCAGTGCGCCTGGCCTAA
- a CDS encoding DUF3048 domain-containing protein, which translates to MIATLRVGSRAAAAGILVALTAMTAGCAAEATVVTKSAAPAYESTYEQPAPTHIAPLRGTTVEAGSLDHAAVMAKIDNHWSARPQLGLSATDIVFEELVEGGITRYVAVWHSTVPEQFGPVRSIRPMDPDIAAPFGGIIFYAGGQPQFVSMMRNTPVYNAIHGQPDTADYMFRASDRTAPHNVIAEASKFLAAHSDIAAPTLQFAYAADAASSTAAKEGSPTQSLDLAFSTQFRPSWTWDAASSRFLRWQDGKPDTDASDGQQLAATNVVTLRVPVTMSAVPKTELIGSGEAWVSTGGGTVHATWSKASATAPITLMGDDGITVRLGAGNTWIELVPLAGSFSAVPPGA; encoded by the coding sequence GTGATTGCGACACTGCGGGTGGGGAGCAGGGCTGCCGCGGCGGGAATTCTCGTTGCGTTGACAGCCATGACAGCGGGATGCGCGGCGGAGGCGACTGTTGTCACCAAGTCGGCTGCGCCCGCCTACGAGAGCACGTACGAGCAGCCAGCTCCGACCCACATCGCCCCCCTGCGCGGCACAACGGTCGAGGCGGGTTCGCTCGATCACGCGGCCGTCATGGCCAAGATCGACAACCACTGGAGCGCCCGACCGCAGCTGGGGCTTTCGGCCACAGACATCGTGTTCGAGGAGCTGGTCGAGGGTGGCATCACGCGTTACGTGGCCGTCTGGCACTCGACCGTGCCCGAGCAGTTCGGTCCCGTGCGTTCGATTCGCCCCATGGACCCCGACATTGCCGCGCCCTTCGGCGGCATCATCTTCTATGCCGGAGGCCAGCCGCAGTTCGTCAGCATGATGCGCAATACCCCCGTATACAACGCCATCCATGGCCAACCGGATACTGCCGACTACATGTTTCGGGCCAGCGATCGCACAGCACCCCATAACGTGATCGCCGAGGCGAGCAAGTTTTTGGCAGCGCACTCCGATATCGCCGCTCCGACGTTGCAGTTCGCCTACGCTGCGGATGCCGCCTCGTCGACCGCAGCAAAAGAGGGCAGCCCGACCCAGTCACTCGACCTAGCCTTTTCCACCCAGTTCCGCCCATCGTGGACGTGGGATGCCGCCAGTAGCCGATTCCTGCGCTGGCAGGACGGCAAGCCCGATACCGATGCGAGCGACGGCCAGCAACTCGCGGCCACCAACGTTGTGACCTTGCGCGTGCCCGTCACGATGAGTGCCGTGCCGAAAACCGAACTCATCGGCAGCGGGGAGGCGTGGGTCTCCACGGGGGGCGGCACCGTTCATGCCACCTGGAGCAAGGCATCCGCGACGGCCCCCATCACGCTCATGGGCGACGACGGAATCACCGTTCGGCTAGGGGCGGGCAACACCTGGATCGAACTCGTTCCGCTGGCCGGCAGCTTCTCTGCGGTGCCTCCCGGCGCCTGA
- a CDS encoding SDR family oxidoreductase, translating into MRIAIAGATGAVGRFVGDVARERGHTPVEISRSAGIDLLDPVSVARAVVGADSIVDVSSVVTTSAQTSRHFFRTATTNLLAAGDATGIRNHVVLSIVNVDKAPSGYYAGKVLQENIVAGSTVPWSILRATQFHEFAAQMLDRAKLGPVRTIPIMRTQPVAAREVAERLVDVAEQDAQGRVSDLAGPREERLVTLARAYARAKGWRIPIASVPLPGGMGTAMRDGTLLPGPDAQRGSVTFDEWLRTTA; encoded by the coding sequence GTGAGAATCGCAATCGCTGGAGCAACCGGGGCCGTAGGCCGTTTCGTTGGCGATGTTGCCCGAGAACGCGGCCATACTCCCGTCGAGATCAGCCGCTCGGCGGGCATCGACCTGCTCGACCCTGTGTCGGTGGCCAGGGCGGTTGTCGGCGCCGACAGCATCGTCGACGTGTCGAGCGTGGTCACCACCTCAGCTCAGACTTCTCGGCACTTCTTTCGCACCGCAACGACCAATCTGCTCGCCGCAGGTGACGCGACCGGCATCCGAAACCACGTCGTCCTCTCCATCGTGAACGTGGACAAGGCGCCATCGGGTTACTACGCGGGCAAGGTTCTGCAGGAGAACATCGTCGCTGGCAGCACCGTGCCGTGGAGCATCCTGCGGGCCACCCAGTTTCACGAGTTCGCCGCGCAGATGCTCGATCGGGCCAAGCTTGGGCCGGTGCGCACGATCCCGATCATGCGCACGCAACCCGTAGCCGCGCGTGAAGTGGCCGAGCGGCTCGTCGATGTGGCCGAACAGGATGCTCAGGGTCGCGTTAGCGATCTGGCGGGGCCGCGCGAGGAGCGGCTCGTTACTCTCGCCCGCGCGTATGCGAGGGCAAAGGGGTGGCGCATTCCCATCGCCTCCGTGCCCCTGCCGGGCGGAATGGGCACGGCGATGCGCGACGGCACCCTGCTGCCGGGCCCGGATGCTCAGCGCGGCTCGGTCACATTTGACGAGTGGCTGCGCACAACGGCTTAG
- the groL gene encoding chaperonin GroEL (60 kDa chaperone family; promotes refolding of misfolded polypeptides especially under stressful conditions; forms two stacked rings of heptamers to form a barrel-shaped 14mer; ends can be capped by GroES; misfolded proteins enter the barrel where they are refolded when GroES binds) has translation MAKIIAFNEEARRGLERGLNTLADAVKVTLGPRGRNVVLEKKWGAPTITNDGVSIAKEIELDDPFEKIGAELVKEVAKKTDDVAGDGTTTATVLAQALVREGLRNVAAGADPISLKRGIEKATASVIEALVASAKEIETKEEIAATASISAGDAEIGALIAEAIDKVGKEGVVTVEESNTFGTELELTEGMRFDKGYLSAYFVTDPERQETVFEDPYILIVNGKISNIKDLLPIVDKVIQAGKQLLIIAEDVDGEALATLVVNKIRGIFKSVAVKAPGFGDRRKAQLQDIAILTGGQVISEEVGLKLENATLDLLGRARKVVITKDETTIVEGAGDASAIEGRVKQIRAEIENTDSDYDREKLQERLAKLAGGVAVIKAGAATEVELKERKHRIEDAVRNAKAAVEEGIVAGGGVALIQAGEVAFASAAMTDLVGDEATGANIVRVAIDAPLKQIAANAGLEPGVVAEKVRNLPAGQGLNAATGEYVDMLAAGINDPVKVTRSALLNAASIAGLFLTTEAVVAEKPEKNPAPMGDPSGGMDF, from the coding sequence ATGGCAAAGATCATTGCTTTCAATGAAGAGGCCCGTCGTGGCCTTGAGCGCGGCCTCAACACGCTTGCGGACGCCGTCAAGGTGACGCTTGGCCCGCGCGGCCGCAACGTCGTACTCGAGAAGAAGTGGGGAGCCCCCACGATCACGAACGACGGCGTCTCCATCGCCAAGGAGATCGAGCTCGACGACCCGTTCGAGAAGATCGGTGCTGAGCTCGTCAAGGAGGTCGCCAAGAAGACCGACGACGTCGCCGGAGACGGAACCACCACCGCTACTGTGCTCGCCCAGGCTCTGGTTCGCGAAGGCCTGCGCAACGTCGCAGCCGGCGCAGACCCGATCAGCCTCAAGCGCGGCATCGAGAAGGCCACCGCTTCGGTGATCGAGGCCCTCGTTGCTTCCGCCAAGGAGATCGAGACCAAGGAAGAGATCGCGGCTACCGCATCCATCTCTGCCGGTGACGCCGAGATCGGCGCACTGATCGCCGAGGCGATCGACAAGGTCGGCAAGGAAGGTGTTGTCACCGTTGAGGAGTCGAACACGTTCGGCACCGAGCTTGAGCTCACCGAGGGTATGCGCTTCGACAAGGGTTACCTGTCGGCATACTTCGTGACCGACCCCGAGCGCCAGGAGACGGTATTCGAGGACCCCTACATCCTCATCGTCAACGGCAAGATCTCGAACATCAAGGATCTGCTCCCCATCGTCGACAAGGTGATCCAGGCTGGCAAGCAGCTGCTCATCATTGCTGAGGATGTCGACGGCGAGGCTCTGGCCACGCTCGTTGTGAACAAGATCCGCGGCATCTTCAAGTCGGTTGCCGTCAAGGCTCCCGGCTTCGGCGACCGTCGCAAGGCTCAGCTGCAGGACATCGCCATCCTCACCGGTGGTCAGGTCATCAGCGAAGAGGTCGGCCTCAAGCTCGAGAATGCAACGCTTGACCTTCTTGGTCGCGCCCGCAAGGTCGTTATCACCAAGGACGAGACCACGATCGTCGAGGGTGCCGGCGATGCTTCGGCCATCGAGGGTCGCGTCAAGCAGATCCGCGCCGAGATCGAGAACACCGACAGCGACTACGACCGGGAGAAGCTCCAGGAGCGTCTCGCCAAGCTTGCTGGTGGCGTCGCCGTCATCAAGGCCGGAGCCGCAACCGAGGTTGAGCTCAAGGAGCGCAAGCACCGCATCGAGGACGCCGTTCGCAACGCGAAGGCAGCCGTCGAAGAGGGCATCGTCGCCGGTGGTGGCGTTGCGCTCATCCAGGCCGGCGAGGTCGCGTTTGCTAGCGCAGCGATGACCGACCTGGTTGGCGACGAGGCGACCGGTGCGAACATCGTTCGCGTCGCGATCGACGCTCCGCTCAAGCAGATCGCCGCCAACGCGGGCCTCGAGCCCGGTGTTGTCGCCGAGAAGGTGCGCAACCTTCCTGCTGGCCAGGGCCTCAACGCCGCGACTGGTGAGTACGTCGACATGCTCGCCGCTGGCATCAACGACCCGGTGAAGGTAACCCGCTCCGCGCTGCTCAACGCAGCGTCGATCGCCGGTCTCTTCCTCACCACCGAGGCCGTCGTCGCCGAGAAGCCCGAGAAGAACCCTGCACCCATGGGTGACCCGTCGGGTGGCATGGACTTCTAG
- a CDS encoding WXG100 family type VII secretion target, producing the protein MTQYQVDSDAVLSAESALRASAARIQGEVSGMLGQLVSLQSSWTGQASTAFQSVVSDWRNTQHLVEQSLTGITHALGRAGQQYAEAEQANASLFVR; encoded by the coding sequence ATGACGCAGTATCAGGTCGACAGCGATGCCGTGCTCTCAGCCGAGAGCGCGCTGCGGGCATCTGCGGCGCGCATCCAGGGCGAGGTGAGCGGGATGCTGGGGCAGCTTGTCTCCCTGCAGTCGTCGTGGACGGGCCAGGCGTCGACGGCCTTTCAGTCGGTCGTGAGCGACTGGCGCAACACCCAGCACCTGGTGGAACAGAGCCTCACGGGCATCACCCACGCCCTCGGCCGCGCCGGGCAGCAGTATGCCGAGGCAGAGCAGGCCAACGCGAGCCTCTTCGTGCGCTAG
- a CDS encoding sensor histidine kinase yields MTASRPLEWWDSISLRTKITGVTVFIVTAGLLVAGVGTMSVLRTYLLDRVDDNIKSAAADITAWQIDLDTDSISSGSLGPSPFYMALVDYSGKLIEDNLDKDEAHLRPVLSELTLPTVIQLEGAVTLQNATHTSQTRVVAFPVENVDTGNVATLVIGQRLDETNATITRYTAIFLGFALSVVVLSAALTRLLVTSTFRPLREVEATAAAIAGGDFSQRLPGATPNTEVGRLNRSLNVMLGRIDRAFADRARTIDQMRRFVGDASHELRTPLVSVRGYAELYRMGALEKPEDVAQAMERIEKEAIRMGELVEDLLELARADEKKPLRLAPVDLLPLAHDAALDAMAQAPDRTVSVRVEEPELAPSNSIQSEPEPANRSATTGPIAFAGAQLARLRSLRSRSVRQGASSPADEPAAPEAEYSTLVVPAVVLGEENKLRQVITNLIGNALRFTPDGSPIDLVVRVDAVRRTAQLDIVDHGEGVPPQIRDKIFQRFWRADTSRTRETGGSGLGLAIVAAIVDAHKGNVTVLETPGGGATFRLTLPLLPDDYVSPPRTPKS; encoded by the coding sequence ATGACTGCATCCAGGCCCCTTGAGTGGTGGGATTCGATCTCCCTTCGAACCAAGATCACCGGGGTTACCGTATTCATCGTGACGGCAGGTCTGCTCGTTGCGGGGGTCGGCACCATGTCGGTGCTCCGCACCTATCTTCTCGACCGCGTTGACGACAACATCAAGTCCGCGGCGGCCGACATCACTGCGTGGCAAATCGATCTCGACACCGACTCCATCTCATCCGGTTCACTCGGCCCGTCGCCGTTCTACATGGCGCTTGTGGACTACTCGGGCAAGCTCATCGAGGACAACCTCGACAAAGACGAGGCGCACCTGCGACCCGTGCTCAGCGAGCTGACACTGCCGACGGTCATCCAGCTGGAGGGCGCCGTCACGCTGCAGAACGCGACCCACACAAGCCAAACCCGCGTTGTCGCCTTCCCCGTGGAGAACGTCGATACGGGCAATGTTGCAACCCTGGTGATCGGCCAACGTCTCGACGAGACGAATGCCACGATCACCCGCTACACGGCGATCTTTCTCGGCTTTGCCCTCTCCGTCGTCGTGCTGAGCGCGGCCCTCACCCGGTTGCTCGTGACCTCCACGTTCCGGCCCCTGCGCGAGGTCGAAGCCACCGCAGCGGCAATCGCCGGAGGCGACTTTAGTCAACGACTCCCCGGGGCCACCCCCAACACCGAAGTCGGCAGGCTCAACCGCTCACTCAACGTCATGCTGGGGCGCATCGATCGGGCCTTCGCCGACCGCGCCCGCACCATCGATCAGATGCGCCGCTTTGTCGGCGACGCCAGCCACGAACTGCGCACCCCCCTTGTCTCCGTGCGCGGCTATGCCGAGCTGTACCGCATGGGCGCCCTGGAGAAGCCAGAGGATGTCGCCCAAGCGATGGAGCGCATCGAGAAAGAAGCGATCCGCATGGGAGAGCTGGTGGAGGATCTCCTCGAACTCGCTCGTGCTGACGAGAAGAAGCCCCTTCGGCTCGCCCCCGTGGACCTGCTCCCACTGGCCCACGATGCGGCCCTCGACGCCATGGCGCAGGCCCCCGACCGCACAGTCTCGGTGCGAGTCGAAGAGCCAGAGCTCGCGCCCTCCAACAGCATCCAATCTGAGCCAGAGCCCGCGAATCGTTCGGCGACAACCGGCCCCATCGCGTTCGCCGGAGCGCAGCTGGCTCGCCTGCGGTCGCTTCGGTCACGCTCGGTGCGCCAGGGAGCCAGTTCTCCGGCGGACGAGCCGGCAGCGCCCGAGGCGGAGTATTCAACGCTCGTCGTGCCTGCCGTGGTGTTGGGCGAAGAGAACAAGCTGCGCCAGGTGATCACGAACCTCATCGGAAACGCGCTGCGGTTCACCCCGGATGGCAGCCCCATCGACCTTGTGGTGCGAGTGGATGCCGTCCGCCGCACCGCGCAACTTGACATCGTCGACCATGGCGAAGGCGTGCCCCCGCAGATTCGCGACAAGATCTTCCAGCGATTCTGGCGCGCCGACACCTCCCGCACGCGGGAGACGGGCGGAAGCGGGCTCGGCCTGGCTATCGTCGCGGCGATCGTCGACGCCCACAAGGGCAACGTCACGGTTCTCGAGACCCCCGGCGGCGGGGCAACGTTCCGCCTCACTCTGCCTCTCCTCCCCGACGACTACGTCTCGCCTCCGCGCACACCCAAGTCCTAG
- a CDS encoding response regulator transcription factor, translating into MSDGPKILIVDDEPNIRDLLTTSLRFAGFAVRAVGNGAQAISAVLEEEPDLIILDVMLPDMNGFGVTKRLRSSGYTSPILFLTAKDDTEDKITGLTVGGDDYVTKPFSLDEIVARIKAILRRTMQDEEDAIIRAGELTMDQDTHEVTVGNDQVELSPTEFKLLRYLMLNPNRVLSKAQILDHVWEYDFNGDAGIVESYVSYLRRKLDQYSDEPMIQTKRGFGYMLKVDKS; encoded by the coding sequence ATGAGTGACGGACCTAAGATTCTGATCGTCGACGACGAGCCCAACATCCGCGACCTGCTCACCACGAGCCTTCGCTTCGCAGGCTTTGCCGTGCGGGCCGTCGGCAACGGCGCCCAGGCCATCTCAGCCGTGCTCGAAGAAGAGCCAGACCTGATCATCCTCGACGTCATGCTGCCCGACATGAACGGTTTCGGCGTGACCAAACGGTTGCGCTCCTCCGGCTACACCTCCCCCATCCTGTTTCTCACGGCCAAGGACGACACCGAGGACAAGATCACGGGCCTCACTGTGGGCGGCGACGACTATGTAACCAAGCCATTTAGCCTCGACGAGATCGTCGCCCGCATCAAAGCCATCCTGCGCCGCACGATGCAAGACGAAGAAGACGCGATCATCCGCGCTGGCGAACTGACGATGGATCAGGACACCCACGAGGTCACGGTCGGCAACGACCAGGTCGAGTTGAGCCCCACGGAGTTCAAGCTGCTGCGCTACCTGATGCTCAACCCCAACCGGGTGCTGAGCAAGGCGCAGATTCTCGACCACGTGTGGGAATACGACTTCAACGGAGATGCCGGAATCGTGGAATCTTACGTCTCCTACCTGCGGCGCAAATTGGACCAGTATTCCGACGAACCCATGATTCAAACCAAGCGCGGATTCGGCTACATGCTCAAGGTCGACAAATCCTGA
- a CDS encoding NAD(P)/FAD-dependent oxidoreductase, whose translation MSAETLLIVGGGLAAATAAEQLRANGFAGTIRIIAAERHRPYIRPPLSKGYLLGTEGRNAVDAQPAEWYEQNGIELILGAIATSVDPACHHVGLADGRAFDYDRLLLATGASPRHLELPGAQSVGVHYLRTLDQSDDLRAALSEGGRTVAVVGAGWIGLELAAAAQVYGNEVTVIGRGEEPLQAAIGVELGRVFRRMHEEHGVRFRMQASPQSFIERDGAVAAVVTESGEVAADLVIVGAGVVPATALAASAGLIVLDGIVVDESLRSSDTDIFAAGDVANPWNAVLARHARSEHWANAIASGTVAAKTMLDIPAVLDDVPYFYTDQYDLGMEFSGYSSLLQTARVVYRGDVGAREFMAFWLAGDRVVAGMNVNVWDVHEQIVALVRSLESVDREKLADPSVPLASLAG comes from the coding sequence ATGAGCGCGGAAACACTTCTGATCGTGGGCGGCGGGCTCGCAGCCGCTACTGCGGCGGAACAACTGCGAGCGAATGGCTTCGCCGGCACTATCCGCATCATCGCGGCCGAACGGCATCGCCCCTACATCCGCCCGCCGCTCTCGAAGGGGTATCTGCTGGGCACAGAGGGCAGGAATGCCGTAGATGCGCAGCCTGCCGAATGGTACGAGCAGAACGGGATCGAGCTCATTCTGGGAGCTATCGCGACCTCCGTCGACCCAGCCTGCCACCATGTCGGTCTCGCAGATGGGCGGGCTTTCGACTACGACCGGCTCCTGCTGGCCACGGGGGCGAGTCCGCGCCATCTTGAGCTGCCCGGAGCGCAGAGCGTGGGAGTTCACTACTTGCGCACTCTCGACCAGAGCGACGACCTGCGGGCGGCGTTGAGCGAGGGAGGCCGAACGGTTGCTGTGGTGGGCGCCGGGTGGATCGGGCTCGAACTCGCTGCCGCCGCCCAGGTCTATGGCAATGAGGTCACAGTGATAGGGCGGGGCGAGGAGCCGTTGCAGGCGGCCATCGGGGTCGAGCTTGGCCGCGTATTCAGGCGAATGCATGAGGAGCACGGGGTGCGGTTCCGGATGCAAGCGAGCCCTCAGTCGTTCATCGAGCGCGATGGGGCAGTCGCCGCAGTCGTGACCGAATCCGGTGAGGTGGCCGCCGACCTGGTGATCGTGGGCGCCGGGGTCGTGCCCGCAACGGCCTTGGCGGCATCCGCAGGGCTTATCGTGCTCGACGGCATTGTGGTCGACGAGTCACTGCGTTCATCGGACACCGACATCTTTGCCGCAGGGGATGTGGCCAATCCGTGGAATGCGGTTCTCGCCCGGCATGCCCGCTCAGAACACTGGGCCAATGCCATCGCGAGCGGCACGGTTGCCGCCAAGACGATGCTCGATATCCCCGCTGTTCTCGATGATGTGCCCTACTTCTATACCGATCAGTACGACCTCGGCATGGAGTTTTCGGGCTATTCGTCGCTCTTGCAAACGGCGAGAGTCGTCTATCGCGGCGACGTTGGCGCCCGCGAATTCATGGCGTTCTGGCTGGCCGGCGACCGCGTTGTGGCCGGGATGAACGTGAACGTGTGGGACGTGCACGAGCAGATCGTGGCGCTCGTGCGGTCGCTCGAGTCGGTCGACCGCGAGAAGCTTGCCGACCCTTCGGTGCCGCTCGCGAGCCTCGCGGGCTGA